The Juglans regia cultivar Chandler chromosome 1, Walnut 2.0, whole genome shotgun sequence nucleotide sequence ataatattataaagaaataataataatttttttcatataatttttgtttttaaaaatttaaaaaatttgtattattttttatgttttatttaaaaatttagaaaaaaaaaatataatgattaggtaaaaattataagataaaaaaattcaaagttttaaattttaaaagtatttattacCACGTAAACATTTATACCTGAATTGTGACTAAACgcgactagctagctagctaggttgacAATTGACGGCaacatctagctagctagctagctagctacttttcatttaaaaaataaatattcttaattggAGTGGGGTACTTAAGACGTACAATAATTAACTTTGATAGATTTCCAATTGAATCCCTCATTTGccactatatttattaatttgccACAATTTGCAGTACATAATTAAGAGAATGATCGTTAttactaattattaatgaaaaataattactGTTGAACCACCTAAATTTCAAGTGTTCACAACTTCACACTGCATGTATATATGGTAATCACAACCTTAATTAAGAAATCTTTTAGTTAGTAAGACAATTAATATACAGGGCTTCCCTAATTTCTTGGcatgcaagaaattaaaagaaaaaatagagaaatatttcatataatttttattaataataaatatgaaattacatattaattataaccACCTCGATTgattctattttcctttttattataagtacaTCTTTGATACCGTCATCATTTATGTCAAGATGCCACAATTATATATGAGAAGTGATAAGTCTAGTAACTCACAAAtcgatataattttatgatacgttaaatttattttataaatttttttaaaatattgtaattatagTGAGCAATATATATTCactaaattatcttatttaagaaaaaaaaaaataccccaaGAAGCTGCTCGGCACGAAGTAATACACCACAACGCATGAGTAATCATGATCATTACCAATTGACATCATTGAATTATTAGGCATCAAAAAGAACGAAAAGGAATCTTCCATGCACCCAAATCCAAGCAATCCTAACTTCTCCCCTATAAATTCATGAACCACCATCCTCATTTTGCACTTACTCCACCAACCAGAAatcgaaaagaaaaaatagtaggaaaaaaaaaaattaaaagagaggaGAGATATGCAGAGGCCGGCTACAAGCACGTCATCTTCAGTATCCGAAGTCCGGCTATGGAAGTCTCCGATCCCATATCTCTTTGGGAGCCTAGCTCTAATGTTGTTACTTATCGCCGTGGCATTGATCATCTTAGTTTGCTCGTACAGAAAACGTGTTTCCAATTCCTCAGGTGAAAACGAAGACAAGCCAGCTGCTGCAAAGACGATGGATGCAGTGATTGATACCGAGCCAAGGATCGTTGTTATAATGGCCGGGGACGACAAGCCCACGTACTTGGCTACTCCTTCCATTCCTTCGACTCACCCTAGTGAGCAAGTTTAATTACTTTAGCCTCACTGATTGccgttgaagaaaaaaaaaattgtttctgtAGAAGAGAGTAGGCTTGTGTCCTTTTGTTCGTTGCTGCTTCTGACTCTTCTTTATCTGTACTATGTACCATTTTTTGGTTTCTGTTTTACCATTTTCGCGAATATGTAAATTGATGAGTATTAATAGAGATGTTTTGAGCAATCAATCGGCGTCTGGCCTAAAACAATATGTTCGTGAAACCTAAGCAAAGTAATATATATCAGATAAAGTTCTTATGTCTATGTATATAGTCATCATCCTCAAGGGATAAAACAATTTCCCGAGACCATTTCCGGTGAAAACTGAGGCTTTTAgatcttttttgttgtttttttcttgatcaaCGGAGGTTATCGTTTCGAATCCCTAGCTGCCGCGCTTCTATTTGTATGATCAAGCTCACTTTGGTGAATTTGCAGTCTTTATTTTCACCTTGTTGAGCCAATACGGCTCTGCAAATTTGGTTGGATAAATCTCTCCAAATTCCCATGGAGTACTATGCAACAGCAGAAGCTAAAACAAGAAGGCAAAAAGTAATCCCAGAACAGTGCAGAAAACAGAGCAGCTAGTACATGAATAACAACTTGTTAATTGCAATAAAATAGGTAAGATGGAGCCATCAACCATCAAACTGACCCTGGTTTACTTTCGTTATAATCTTCATTCTAGCCTTGATGTGGGATCTGTTATCTATACTAACCTGGCCCTGATTGTATTAATGTTGgcatcatatatatactaatGACAAGCAATTAGCTAGAATCCATCCTTCTCAGTCATAATATTTTTCCAACCTCTCAAGTCTAAATAGAAACTTTTGGATTAAACTGTTGAAATAATCACCCAAAATAAGGTTTCCAACCCCACCTTCCCATGTCCAAAATGAACATTTTAAGGTCAATAATATTCCTCAGTCACGAGGTCATAATGTCAATCAAAATCACATAAGAAATGACCCTATTGTTCAAGAGAGGCATTGGGCGGGCGCATGCAGTGAGGTGCCCTTAGgcgtattttttttatttcggcCTCTTCTCTTTTGAGACGCCGAACCCAGCTATTTCATAAGGTGCCGACAATGCACTTGTTTTTCACCCCAAaagttgttttttgtttttgttttttttttcatttaaatcttcGTGGACTCGGCGGCTTGGAGACGCAAATATGTCAATGATAGTCTCGTTGAAAAGCTCGGAAAAAAGGTCCTTGGCACTGTGAGTAATGGCGGACATGATCCATGCACAGATAATTCTCCACAGCCGTCGTGCAAAGAAATCTCTATGTGGTTTCGGACATATTCCTCAGGATATCCTTGAATACTGTGACAAAGCCAACCCTAGGGTCGTATCATGTTGATCTGATCTAAAAGAACTTGGCCGATAGCTTTTTAGTACTGTAGATTATTGTTCATTTTGTGAAGACCGGGtcacaaatatttttgtgaattCTCACCTAACATGACTAGGTGAGATTGTCagttgttatttatttaaatatttataggtGTTGTAGATACATGATCCAAAAGATGATAAGATAAAagtatttcaaaattcaaactaagTTTGAACTaactattttgaattttgaacatgatttaaaaatatttcaaaattcaaactaattttattgttgTAGATGACGTTTATCTTGAGGATGTCTAGAACAATCATAGATCAGTTTGAACTGGTCTCTTGTGAGGATGTCTCAATACATTCTCCCGACGTTAACATGATCTCATCATACTCCGCGATAGGAAAATTATGAACCGTTGAATGCTCAAAAAAGCGAACAGAGACCAGTTTTCACCTTCTTTCTGAGAAAGATCATCCTTAAGACGAGCAGAGAGGACCCTATATAACAACTATGCTTACGCATGGCAGCATGACATCCTTAATTAATATACATACAGGATCATGTAATTAAGCTGGCAGGTCTGCATCATGGCTGTCTGCGTCCTAATCCATTTATAAGCTGTTTTCATGCATGCTCTGGGTTGGTAACTTTTGACTTAAACCTCTACACATGATCTTTAATTTTATCCAGATCACCATGTCTTTTAATTTCTGGTCAGCTTCATATATATTCTCCGTTAATCTCTTGATCTAGTCTAGGTTTTTATCATTGTTAatggagctagctagcttatcGGATTGGTCTGTAAATTCATGAGGATAATTATATGCTTGGCCGTGGTCttaattaatattacatatttctttttatttttcttttcttttcatatatcatctttcttttacttcctcttctttttgctatatatgaatattactttttttttctttctaaaattttaaaaaaaaaaattacttgcaATTAAGGGTATCATGATCAATACCGATTAACTTAAAAAATGGCCACGAGACTAGTGCTTGCGAGGCagaatattctttattaattgGTTATATCACGatatatagtatgctatatatatatcctctaaaagaaaagataaaaaaaaactcaataccCTGAAGTCAACGAAGAATTATCCTTCTCCTTCGTTAGCACTTCAGATATTGGAAGTCTAGATCGAGCTAATTATTGTActaattaatggaaaaataacaaatatttaaacGACTGAGAATAACTAAGCTAGCTAGTCATGTATGTTTAAGGCCCCGTTTAGAAATTGAacaattcagtctaatttttaTAAGTTGATTAGTCTATATTCTAACATCTAAAGGCTCAACtatcaaatcattaaactcatcttaactcaaaatctctttacacgtgaaaCTCACTCTTTTTAACTTCAACACATCTTTACACTCGCAGTGCGgcacttataatatttttcaacttttcataaatatataatataaattcatcttaacaactaaataaatctaaacataaaactcatttcatcatctcaagtcattactatttataaaaaatttaactaatctcaacttaactcaacatcGAAACGCGACCTAAATCTTTTATCGTCTGGACTAATAATTAATCCTTGGTCTCCCATTACTTGATTACTAAATATTGCACTCTTCCAATGCGCTGCGAATAATCGTGGCATTGACCAGCGCATGAGTATACAGCTTTGACACGTTTAAGGTAAATATTTATTCGATTTGATTTTTGGCATTTGCAATCGCTACTAAGGAATATTAAAACTGAACACGCGAAGACTTATAATTAAAAGCATATTATAtgcgtataatatatatatatatatatatatatagttaatttgtAATGGTagacaaattaataaatattagtacgaagaaaaattataaatttatttattgacacattaaatatattattgatataaaagTATATGTCACatcaatgaatataaaaaattaatttttaatttatttagtaACTACAATAAACTTacgataaaattaattaatatatatatataatatgcttacCAAAAAAATCGTATTTTTTTATCTGAATAAAAAATTCCCAATTTATTTAGCATAACTTTAAATATAGCGactaaacaatattaattaattggagTAAGTTATTAAAAGGGTTGCCCGCAGCTTTCTGAAAAACGCTGAATTAATGGGAGCTACGCAAGTCACGTATGCTCTGGTACGTAGCGTCtggtgagaggaaaaaaaagttctaaaatattttcgtaaaagtatataataataacaattcattaaataaaagttttttaaaaaaatattctgaaCAATACCTAATTAAAAGCAtcattatttacataaatagactaatatacaaaattatcattCAATTGAAAAGCTTGTGAGAGTTGCATACCAAAATCACCAAATTtataaacacaatttttttacGTAAATCTTGTTCACTCACGTTGCCTCAATGTGTCGGTGTAAGGATCTCTAAGATATCACTTGTTTATGTTTGTTAAATCATCTCatcaccatttttcttttatttaaatagataTTACATAATATTTGTTTCATCCGATTCGATGTTTGTTAACAGTTAAATCGTCTCATCGCCAATTATTTTTAGATCTTATAAACAGATATTATATAGTGTTTATTTCATCTGATTTGATGACTGGTTTCATCCAAGTTGATGCATGTCTATTAATCTCATTATTTCGAATAAAGGCTAACCCAGATTATACATGTGAATTTTCTACACAGCTTCTAAAAATTCAAAGAGTTTTAACCGAGAAGAGAGACAAAGAAAATTCATACCTATGTAACAGCAAGATTCACAGGCAAGAAGAGAAATTGCAACACTAAAAAATTCATAAGTTTCTGTAAGAAAGTGGGGAGTAAAAATATTGGAAACGTGAGAAAGTAAGAGGAAAAAGATTTCGACCAAcctttgaataagaaaaaagtTGTAAAGAGACAAGTGAAATAccgtaaaaa carries:
- the LOC108987987 gene encoding protein GLUTAMINE DUMPER 6-like translates to MQRPATSTSSSVSEVRLWKSPIPYLFGSLALMLLLIAVALIILVCSYRKRVSNSSGENEDKPAAAKTMDAVIDTEPRIVVIMAGDDKPTYLATPSIPSTHPSEQV